Proteins co-encoded in one Solea senegalensis isolate Sse05_10M linkage group LG8, IFAPA_SoseM_1, whole genome shotgun sequence genomic window:
- the sept4b gene encoding septin 4b isoform X2, giving the protein MAAISEMSSDTESIPFWLEIAECSVAPVAMEDSDHEAHSSSDEQDCCPATPDHNRDHAGEQHSSLSDDSEVENIMQDPHHQGGHSHHHHHEHHHDYHDHQGIDPHDADGEAVGEDRPHTPSYLQPPVASSAQSDSGSDPSLPQSRSLEFDVSSLVCPPRPKSPWGRFDPYENNEDQDKEYVGFATLPNQVHRKSVKKGFDFTLMVAGESGLGKSTLVNSLFLTDLYKDRKLLNAEERITQTVEITKHTVDIEEKGVKLKLTIVDTPGFGDAVNNTECWKSVADYIDQQFEQYFRDESGLNRKNIQDNRVHCCLYFISPFGHGLRPLDVEFMKALHEKVNIVPVLAKADTLTPNEVKKKKIKIREEIEQYGIKIYQFPDCDSDEDEEFKQQDLELKESIPFAVIGSNTVVEAKGKRVRGRLYPWGIVEVENSAHCDFVKLRNMLVRSHMQDLKDVTRETHYENYRAQCIQSMTRMVVKERNRNKLTRESGTDFPLPAVTGGTDSETEKLIREKDDELRRMQEMLQRIQDQMQTQKDSY; this is encoded by the exons ATGGCGGCAATTTCAGAAATGAGCAGTGATACGGAG TCTATTCCCTTCTGGTTGGAGATTGCAGAGTGCTCTGTTGCCCCAGTTGCAATGGAGGACAGTGACCATGAGGCCCACTCTTCATCAGACGAGCAGGACTGCTGCCCTGCCACCCCTGATCATAACAGGGACCATGCCGGTGAACAG CACTCAAGCCTGTCAGACGACTCAGAGGTAGAGAACATTATGCAAGACCCTCACCACCAGGGAGGGCAcagtcaccatcatcaccatgaACACCACCATGACTACCATGACCACCAGGGTATAGACCCTCATGATGCAGATGGGGAAGCTGTGGGTGAAGATCGTCCCCACACCCCGTCTTATTTGCAGCCCCCTGTGGCGAGTAGTGCACAGTCTGACTCAGGCTCAGACCCCAGTTTGCCGCAGAGCAGGAGTTTGGAGTTTGACGTGTCGTCCCTCGTCTGTCCTCCCAGGCCCAAGAGCCCTTGGGGTCGATTCGATCCTTATGAAAATAACGAG GACCAGGATAAGGAATATGTTGGTTTTGCAACATTGCCAAACCAGGTGCATCGCAAGTCGGTTAAGAAGGGATTTGACTTCACACTCATGGTGGCAG GGGAGTCTGGCCTGGGAAAGTCCACTCTGGTCAACAgtctgtttctcacagatctttACAAAGATAGGAAGCTGCTTAATGCTGAAG AGCGAATCACACAAACAGTAGAAATCACCAAACACACAGTGGACATAGAGGAGAAAGGTGTCAAATTAAAGCTCACCATCGTGGACACGCCTGGGTTCGGAGATGCTGTCAACAACACTGAATG CTGGAAGTCAGTCGCCGACTACATTGACCAGCAGTTCGAGCAGTACTTCAGGGACGAGAGCGGCCTCAACCGCAAGAACATCCAGGACAACCGCGTACACTGCTGCCTCTATTTCATCTCACCCTTTGGTCACGG CCTTCGACCTTTGGACGTGGAGTTTATGAAAGCTCTGCACGAGAAGGTTAACATCGTCCCCGTTTTGGCCAAAGCCGACACGCTCACCCCGAATGAagtcaagaaaaagaaaatcaag ATCAGAGAGGAGATCGAGCAGTACGGCATCAAGATATACCAGTTCcctgactgtgactctgacgAGGACGAGGAGTTTAAGCAGCAGGACCTGGAGCTAAAG GAGAGTATTCCCTTTGCAGTGATCGGCAGCAACACAGTGGTGGAGGCCAAAGGGAAGAGGGTGCGTGGTCGTCTATACCCCTGGGGCATCGTTGAAG TAGAGAACTCGGCACACTGTGACTTCGTGAAGCTGAGGAACATGCTCGTTCGCTCGCACATGCAAGATCTCAAGGACGTGACCCGAGAGACCCACTACGAGAACTACAGGGCCCAGTGCATCCAGAGCATGACCCGCATGGTCGTGAAGGAACGTAACCGCAA TAAATTAACCAGGGAGAGCGGAACAGACTTCCCCCTCCCTGCGGTGACCGGAGGGACAGACAGCGAGACGGAAAAGCTCATCCGGGAGAAAGATGACGAG CTGAGGCGGATGCAGGAGATGCTGCAGAGGATCCAGGATCAAATGCAGACTCAAAAAGATTCCTATTGA
- the sept4b gene encoding septin 4b isoform X4: MAAISEMSSDTESIPFWLEIAECSVAPVAMEDSDHEAHSSSDEQDCCPATPDHNRDHAGEQHSSLSDDSEVENIMQDPHHQGGHSHHHHHEHHHDYHDHQGIDPHDADGEAVGEDRPHTPSYLQPPVASSAQSDSGSDPSLPQSRSLEFDVSSLVCPPRPKSPWGRFDPYENNEDQDKEYVGFATLPNQVHRKSVKKGFDFTLMVAGESGLGKSTLVNSLFLTDLYKDRKLLNAEERITQTVEITKHTVDIEEKGVKLKLTIVDTPGFGDAVNNTECWKSVADYIDQQFEQYFRDESGLNRKNIQDNRVHCCLYFISPFGHGLRPLDVEFMKALHEKVNIVPVLAKADTLTPNEVKKKKIKIREEIEQYGIKIYQFPDCDSDEDEEFKQQDLELKESIPFAVIGSNTVVEAKGKRVRGRLYPWGIVEVENSAHCDFVKLRNMLVRSHMQDLKDVTRETHYENYRAQCIQSMTRMVVKERNRN; the protein is encoded by the exons ATGGCGGCAATTTCAGAAATGAGCAGTGATACGGAG TCTATTCCCTTCTGGTTGGAGATTGCAGAGTGCTCTGTTGCCCCAGTTGCAATGGAGGACAGTGACCATGAGGCCCACTCTTCATCAGACGAGCAGGACTGCTGCCCTGCCACCCCTGATCATAACAGGGACCATGCCGGTGAACAG CACTCAAGCCTGTCAGACGACTCAGAGGTAGAGAACATTATGCAAGACCCTCACCACCAGGGAGGGCAcagtcaccatcatcaccatgaACACCACCATGACTACCATGACCACCAGGGTATAGACCCTCATGATGCAGATGGGGAAGCTGTGGGTGAAGATCGTCCCCACACCCCGTCTTATTTGCAGCCCCCTGTGGCGAGTAGTGCACAGTCTGACTCAGGCTCAGACCCCAGTTTGCCGCAGAGCAGGAGTTTGGAGTTTGACGTGTCGTCCCTCGTCTGTCCTCCCAGGCCCAAGAGCCCTTGGGGTCGATTCGATCCTTATGAAAATAACGAG GACCAGGATAAGGAATATGTTGGTTTTGCAACATTGCCAAACCAGGTGCATCGCAAGTCGGTTAAGAAGGGATTTGACTTCACACTCATGGTGGCAG GGGAGTCTGGCCTGGGAAAGTCCACTCTGGTCAACAgtctgtttctcacagatctttACAAAGATAGGAAGCTGCTTAATGCTGAAG AGCGAATCACACAAACAGTAGAAATCACCAAACACACAGTGGACATAGAGGAGAAAGGTGTCAAATTAAAGCTCACCATCGTGGACACGCCTGGGTTCGGAGATGCTGTCAACAACACTGAATG CTGGAAGTCAGTCGCCGACTACATTGACCAGCAGTTCGAGCAGTACTTCAGGGACGAGAGCGGCCTCAACCGCAAGAACATCCAGGACAACCGCGTACACTGCTGCCTCTATTTCATCTCACCCTTTGGTCACGG CCTTCGACCTTTGGACGTGGAGTTTATGAAAGCTCTGCACGAGAAGGTTAACATCGTCCCCGTTTTGGCCAAAGCCGACACGCTCACCCCGAATGAagtcaagaaaaagaaaatcaag ATCAGAGAGGAGATCGAGCAGTACGGCATCAAGATATACCAGTTCcctgactgtgactctgacgAGGACGAGGAGTTTAAGCAGCAGGACCTGGAGCTAAAG GAGAGTATTCCCTTTGCAGTGATCGGCAGCAACACAGTGGTGGAGGCCAAAGGGAAGAGGGTGCGTGGTCGTCTATACCCCTGGGGCATCGTTGAAG TAGAGAACTCGGCACACTGTGACTTCGTGAAGCTGAGGAACATGCTCGTTCGCTCGCACATGCAAGATCTCAAGGACGTGACCCGAGAGACCCACTACGAGAACTACAGGGCCCAGTGCATCCAGAGCATGACCCGCATGGTCGTGAAGGAACGTAACCGCAA CTGA
- the sept4b gene encoding septin 4b isoform X1 has protein sequence MAAISEMSSDTESIPFWLEIAECSVAPVAMEDSDHEAHSSSDEQDCCPATPDHNRDHAGEQHSSLSDDSEVENIMQDPHHQGGHSHHHHHEHHHDYHDHQGIDPHDADGEAVGEDRPHTPSYLQPPVASSAQSDSGSDPSLPQSRSLEFDVSSLVCPPRPKSPWGRFDPYENNEDQDKEYVGFATLPNQVHRKSVKKGFDFTLMVAGESGLGKSTLVNSLFLTDLYKDRKLLNAEERITQTVEITKHTVDIEEKGVKLKLTIVDTPGFGDAVNNTECWKSVADYIDQQFEQYFRDESGLNRKNIQDNRVHCCLYFISPFGHGLRPLDVEFMKALHEKVNIVPVLAKADTLTPNEVKKKKIKIREEIEQYGIKIYQFPDCDSDEDEEFKQQDLELKESIPFAVIGSNTVVEAKGKRVRGRLYPWGIVEVENSAHCDFVKLRNMLVRSHMQDLKDVTRETHYENYRAQCIQSMTRMVVKERNRNKLTRESGTDFPLPAVTGGTDSETEKLIREKDDEVRPADHELESHQHQHGHSDQCDHSTEHHKLSHSQPEAETQPRVIKDEAL, from the exons ATGGCGGCAATTTCAGAAATGAGCAGTGATACGGAG TCTATTCCCTTCTGGTTGGAGATTGCAGAGTGCTCTGTTGCCCCAGTTGCAATGGAGGACAGTGACCATGAGGCCCACTCTTCATCAGACGAGCAGGACTGCTGCCCTGCCACCCCTGATCATAACAGGGACCATGCCGGTGAACAG CACTCAAGCCTGTCAGACGACTCAGAGGTAGAGAACATTATGCAAGACCCTCACCACCAGGGAGGGCAcagtcaccatcatcaccatgaACACCACCATGACTACCATGACCACCAGGGTATAGACCCTCATGATGCAGATGGGGAAGCTGTGGGTGAAGATCGTCCCCACACCCCGTCTTATTTGCAGCCCCCTGTGGCGAGTAGTGCACAGTCTGACTCAGGCTCAGACCCCAGTTTGCCGCAGAGCAGGAGTTTGGAGTTTGACGTGTCGTCCCTCGTCTGTCCTCCCAGGCCCAAGAGCCCTTGGGGTCGATTCGATCCTTATGAAAATAACGAG GACCAGGATAAGGAATATGTTGGTTTTGCAACATTGCCAAACCAGGTGCATCGCAAGTCGGTTAAGAAGGGATTTGACTTCACACTCATGGTGGCAG GGGAGTCTGGCCTGGGAAAGTCCACTCTGGTCAACAgtctgtttctcacagatctttACAAAGATAGGAAGCTGCTTAATGCTGAAG AGCGAATCACACAAACAGTAGAAATCACCAAACACACAGTGGACATAGAGGAGAAAGGTGTCAAATTAAAGCTCACCATCGTGGACACGCCTGGGTTCGGAGATGCTGTCAACAACACTGAATG CTGGAAGTCAGTCGCCGACTACATTGACCAGCAGTTCGAGCAGTACTTCAGGGACGAGAGCGGCCTCAACCGCAAGAACATCCAGGACAACCGCGTACACTGCTGCCTCTATTTCATCTCACCCTTTGGTCACGG CCTTCGACCTTTGGACGTGGAGTTTATGAAAGCTCTGCACGAGAAGGTTAACATCGTCCCCGTTTTGGCCAAAGCCGACACGCTCACCCCGAATGAagtcaagaaaaagaaaatcaag ATCAGAGAGGAGATCGAGCAGTACGGCATCAAGATATACCAGTTCcctgactgtgactctgacgAGGACGAGGAGTTTAAGCAGCAGGACCTGGAGCTAAAG GAGAGTATTCCCTTTGCAGTGATCGGCAGCAACACAGTGGTGGAGGCCAAAGGGAAGAGGGTGCGTGGTCGTCTATACCCCTGGGGCATCGTTGAAG TAGAGAACTCGGCACACTGTGACTTCGTGAAGCTGAGGAACATGCTCGTTCGCTCGCACATGCAAGATCTCAAGGACGTGACCCGAGAGACCCACTACGAGAACTACAGGGCCCAGTGCATCCAGAGCATGACCCGCATGGTCGTGAAGGAACGTAACCGCAA TAAATTAACCAGGGAGAGCGGAACAGACTTCCCCCTCCCTGCGGTGACCGGAGGGACAGACAGCGAGACGGAAAAGCTCATCCGGGAGAAAGATGACGAGGTACGGCCCGCAGACCATGAACTGGAGTCACATCAGCACCAACATGGTCACAGTGACCAGTGTGATCACAGCACTGAGCACCACAAGCTCTCACACTCTCAGCCCGAAGCCGAGACTCAGCCTCGCGTGATAAAGGATGAAGCTCTCTga
- the sept4b gene encoding septin 4b isoform X5 has translation MAAISEMSSDTESIPFWLEIAECSVAPVAMEDSDHEAHSSSDEQDCCPATPDHNRDHAGEQDQDKEYVGFATLPNQVHRKSVKKGFDFTLMVAGESGLGKSTLVNSLFLTDLYKDRKLLNAEERITQTVEITKHTVDIEEKGVKLKLTIVDTPGFGDAVNNTECWKSVADYIDQQFEQYFRDESGLNRKNIQDNRVHCCLYFISPFGHGLRPLDVEFMKALHEKVNIVPVLAKADTLTPNEVKKKKIKIREEIEQYGIKIYQFPDCDSDEDEEFKQQDLELKESIPFAVIGSNTVVEAKGKRVRGRLYPWGIVEVENSAHCDFVKLRNMLVRSHMQDLKDVTRETHYENYRAQCIQSMTRMVVKERNRNKLTRESGTDFPLPAVTGGTDSETEKLIREKDDEVRPADHELESHQHQHGHSDQCDHSTEHHKLSHSQPEAETQPRVIKDEAL, from the exons ATGGCGGCAATTTCAGAAATGAGCAGTGATACGGAG TCTATTCCCTTCTGGTTGGAGATTGCAGAGTGCTCTGTTGCCCCAGTTGCAATGGAGGACAGTGACCATGAGGCCCACTCTTCATCAGACGAGCAGGACTGCTGCCCTGCCACCCCTGATCATAACAGGGACCATGCCGGTGAACAG GACCAGGATAAGGAATATGTTGGTTTTGCAACATTGCCAAACCAGGTGCATCGCAAGTCGGTTAAGAAGGGATTTGACTTCACACTCATGGTGGCAG GGGAGTCTGGCCTGGGAAAGTCCACTCTGGTCAACAgtctgtttctcacagatctttACAAAGATAGGAAGCTGCTTAATGCTGAAG AGCGAATCACACAAACAGTAGAAATCACCAAACACACAGTGGACATAGAGGAGAAAGGTGTCAAATTAAAGCTCACCATCGTGGACACGCCTGGGTTCGGAGATGCTGTCAACAACACTGAATG CTGGAAGTCAGTCGCCGACTACATTGACCAGCAGTTCGAGCAGTACTTCAGGGACGAGAGCGGCCTCAACCGCAAGAACATCCAGGACAACCGCGTACACTGCTGCCTCTATTTCATCTCACCCTTTGGTCACGG CCTTCGACCTTTGGACGTGGAGTTTATGAAAGCTCTGCACGAGAAGGTTAACATCGTCCCCGTTTTGGCCAAAGCCGACACGCTCACCCCGAATGAagtcaagaaaaagaaaatcaag ATCAGAGAGGAGATCGAGCAGTACGGCATCAAGATATACCAGTTCcctgactgtgactctgacgAGGACGAGGAGTTTAAGCAGCAGGACCTGGAGCTAAAG GAGAGTATTCCCTTTGCAGTGATCGGCAGCAACACAGTGGTGGAGGCCAAAGGGAAGAGGGTGCGTGGTCGTCTATACCCCTGGGGCATCGTTGAAG TAGAGAACTCGGCACACTGTGACTTCGTGAAGCTGAGGAACATGCTCGTTCGCTCGCACATGCAAGATCTCAAGGACGTGACCCGAGAGACCCACTACGAGAACTACAGGGCCCAGTGCATCCAGAGCATGACCCGCATGGTCGTGAAGGAACGTAACCGCAA TAAATTAACCAGGGAGAGCGGAACAGACTTCCCCCTCCCTGCGGTGACCGGAGGGACAGACAGCGAGACGGAAAAGCTCATCCGGGAGAAAGATGACGAGGTACGGCCCGCAGACCATGAACTGGAGTCACATCAGCACCAACATGGTCACAGTGACCAGTGTGATCACAGCACTGAGCACCACAAGCTCTCACACTCTCAGCCCGAAGCCGAGACTCAGCCTCGCGTGATAAAGGATGAAGCTCTCTga
- the sept4b gene encoding septin 4b isoform X7, which yields MAAISEMSSDTEDQDKEYVGFATLPNQVHRKSVKKGFDFTLMVAGESGLGKSTLVNSLFLTDLYKDRKLLNAEERITQTVEITKHTVDIEEKGVKLKLTIVDTPGFGDAVNNTECWKSVADYIDQQFEQYFRDESGLNRKNIQDNRVHCCLYFISPFGHGLRPLDVEFMKALHEKVNIVPVLAKADTLTPNEVKKKKIKIREEIEQYGIKIYQFPDCDSDEDEEFKQQDLELKESIPFAVIGSNTVVEAKGKRVRGRLYPWGIVEVENSAHCDFVKLRNMLVRSHMQDLKDVTRETHYENYRAQCIQSMTRMVVKERNRNKLTRESGTDFPLPAVTGGTDSETEKLIREKDDEVRPADHELESHQHQHGHSDQCDHSTEHHKLSHSQPEAETQPRVIKDEAL from the exons ATGGCGGCAATTTCAGAAATGAGCAGTGATACGGAG GACCAGGATAAGGAATATGTTGGTTTTGCAACATTGCCAAACCAGGTGCATCGCAAGTCGGTTAAGAAGGGATTTGACTTCACACTCATGGTGGCAG GGGAGTCTGGCCTGGGAAAGTCCACTCTGGTCAACAgtctgtttctcacagatctttACAAAGATAGGAAGCTGCTTAATGCTGAAG AGCGAATCACACAAACAGTAGAAATCACCAAACACACAGTGGACATAGAGGAGAAAGGTGTCAAATTAAAGCTCACCATCGTGGACACGCCTGGGTTCGGAGATGCTGTCAACAACACTGAATG CTGGAAGTCAGTCGCCGACTACATTGACCAGCAGTTCGAGCAGTACTTCAGGGACGAGAGCGGCCTCAACCGCAAGAACATCCAGGACAACCGCGTACACTGCTGCCTCTATTTCATCTCACCCTTTGGTCACGG CCTTCGACCTTTGGACGTGGAGTTTATGAAAGCTCTGCACGAGAAGGTTAACATCGTCCCCGTTTTGGCCAAAGCCGACACGCTCACCCCGAATGAagtcaagaaaaagaaaatcaag ATCAGAGAGGAGATCGAGCAGTACGGCATCAAGATATACCAGTTCcctgactgtgactctgacgAGGACGAGGAGTTTAAGCAGCAGGACCTGGAGCTAAAG GAGAGTATTCCCTTTGCAGTGATCGGCAGCAACACAGTGGTGGAGGCCAAAGGGAAGAGGGTGCGTGGTCGTCTATACCCCTGGGGCATCGTTGAAG TAGAGAACTCGGCACACTGTGACTTCGTGAAGCTGAGGAACATGCTCGTTCGCTCGCACATGCAAGATCTCAAGGACGTGACCCGAGAGACCCACTACGAGAACTACAGGGCCCAGTGCATCCAGAGCATGACCCGCATGGTCGTGAAGGAACGTAACCGCAA TAAATTAACCAGGGAGAGCGGAACAGACTTCCCCCTCCCTGCGGTGACCGGAGGGACAGACAGCGAGACGGAAAAGCTCATCCGGGAGAAAGATGACGAGGTACGGCCCGCAGACCATGAACTGGAGTCACATCAGCACCAACATGGTCACAGTGACCAGTGTGATCACAGCACTGAGCACCACAAGCTCTCACACTCTCAGCCCGAAGCCGAGACTCAGCCTCGCGTGATAAAGGATGAAGCTCTCTga
- the sept4b gene encoding septin 4b isoform X6, which produces MENSSSNRFRSVAFNHDDEDQDKEYVGFATLPNQVHRKSVKKGFDFTLMVAGESGLGKSTLVNSLFLTDLYKDRKLLNAEERITQTVEITKHTVDIEEKGVKLKLTIVDTPGFGDAVNNTECWKSVADYIDQQFEQYFRDESGLNRKNIQDNRVHCCLYFISPFGHGLRPLDVEFMKALHEKVNIVPVLAKADTLTPNEVKKKKIKIREEIEQYGIKIYQFPDCDSDEDEEFKQQDLELKESIPFAVIGSNTVVEAKGKRVRGRLYPWGIVEVENSAHCDFVKLRNMLVRSHMQDLKDVTRETHYENYRAQCIQSMTRMVVKERNRNKLTRESGTDFPLPAVTGGTDSETEKLIREKDDEVRPADHELESHQHQHGHSDQCDHSTEHHKLSHSQPEAETQPRVIKDEAL; this is translated from the exons GACCAGGATAAGGAATATGTTGGTTTTGCAACATTGCCAAACCAGGTGCATCGCAAGTCGGTTAAGAAGGGATTTGACTTCACACTCATGGTGGCAG GGGAGTCTGGCCTGGGAAAGTCCACTCTGGTCAACAgtctgtttctcacagatctttACAAAGATAGGAAGCTGCTTAATGCTGAAG AGCGAATCACACAAACAGTAGAAATCACCAAACACACAGTGGACATAGAGGAGAAAGGTGTCAAATTAAAGCTCACCATCGTGGACACGCCTGGGTTCGGAGATGCTGTCAACAACACTGAATG CTGGAAGTCAGTCGCCGACTACATTGACCAGCAGTTCGAGCAGTACTTCAGGGACGAGAGCGGCCTCAACCGCAAGAACATCCAGGACAACCGCGTACACTGCTGCCTCTATTTCATCTCACCCTTTGGTCACGG CCTTCGACCTTTGGACGTGGAGTTTATGAAAGCTCTGCACGAGAAGGTTAACATCGTCCCCGTTTTGGCCAAAGCCGACACGCTCACCCCGAATGAagtcaagaaaaagaaaatcaag ATCAGAGAGGAGATCGAGCAGTACGGCATCAAGATATACCAGTTCcctgactgtgactctgacgAGGACGAGGAGTTTAAGCAGCAGGACCTGGAGCTAAAG GAGAGTATTCCCTTTGCAGTGATCGGCAGCAACACAGTGGTGGAGGCCAAAGGGAAGAGGGTGCGTGGTCGTCTATACCCCTGGGGCATCGTTGAAG TAGAGAACTCGGCACACTGTGACTTCGTGAAGCTGAGGAACATGCTCGTTCGCTCGCACATGCAAGATCTCAAGGACGTGACCCGAGAGACCCACTACGAGAACTACAGGGCCCAGTGCATCCAGAGCATGACCCGCATGGTCGTGAAGGAACGTAACCGCAA TAAATTAACCAGGGAGAGCGGAACAGACTTCCCCCTCCCTGCGGTGACCGGAGGGACAGACAGCGAGACGGAAAAGCTCATCCGGGAGAAAGATGACGAGGTACGGCCCGCAGACCATGAACTGGAGTCACATCAGCACCAACATGGTCACAGTGACCAGTGTGATCACAGCACTGAGCACCACAAGCTCTCACACTCTCAGCCCGAAGCCGAGACTCAGCCTCGCGTGATAAAGGATGAAGCTCTCTga
- the sept4b gene encoding septin 4b isoform X8, which produces MDQDKEYVGFATLPNQVHRKSVKKGFDFTLMVAGESGLGKSTLVNSLFLTDLYKDRKLLNAEERITQTVEITKHTVDIEEKGVKLKLTIVDTPGFGDAVNNTECWKSVADYIDQQFEQYFRDESGLNRKNIQDNRVHCCLYFISPFGHGLRPLDVEFMKALHEKVNIVPVLAKADTLTPNEVKKKKIKIREEIEQYGIKIYQFPDCDSDEDEEFKQQDLELKESIPFAVIGSNTVVEAKGKRVRGRLYPWGIVEVENSAHCDFVKLRNMLVRSHMQDLKDVTRETHYENYRAQCIQSMTRMVVKERNRNKLTRESGTDFPLPAVTGGTDSETEKLIREKDDEVRPADHELESHQHQHGHSDQCDHSTEHHKLSHSQPEAETQPRVIKDEAL; this is translated from the exons ATG GACCAGGATAAGGAATATGTTGGTTTTGCAACATTGCCAAACCAGGTGCATCGCAAGTCGGTTAAGAAGGGATTTGACTTCACACTCATGGTGGCAG GGGAGTCTGGCCTGGGAAAGTCCACTCTGGTCAACAgtctgtttctcacagatctttACAAAGATAGGAAGCTGCTTAATGCTGAAG AGCGAATCACACAAACAGTAGAAATCACCAAACACACAGTGGACATAGAGGAGAAAGGTGTCAAATTAAAGCTCACCATCGTGGACACGCCTGGGTTCGGAGATGCTGTCAACAACACTGAATG CTGGAAGTCAGTCGCCGACTACATTGACCAGCAGTTCGAGCAGTACTTCAGGGACGAGAGCGGCCTCAACCGCAAGAACATCCAGGACAACCGCGTACACTGCTGCCTCTATTTCATCTCACCCTTTGGTCACGG CCTTCGACCTTTGGACGTGGAGTTTATGAAAGCTCTGCACGAGAAGGTTAACATCGTCCCCGTTTTGGCCAAAGCCGACACGCTCACCCCGAATGAagtcaagaaaaagaaaatcaag ATCAGAGAGGAGATCGAGCAGTACGGCATCAAGATATACCAGTTCcctgactgtgactctgacgAGGACGAGGAGTTTAAGCAGCAGGACCTGGAGCTAAAG GAGAGTATTCCCTTTGCAGTGATCGGCAGCAACACAGTGGTGGAGGCCAAAGGGAAGAGGGTGCGTGGTCGTCTATACCCCTGGGGCATCGTTGAAG TAGAGAACTCGGCACACTGTGACTTCGTGAAGCTGAGGAACATGCTCGTTCGCTCGCACATGCAAGATCTCAAGGACGTGACCCGAGAGACCCACTACGAGAACTACAGGGCCCAGTGCATCCAGAGCATGACCCGCATGGTCGTGAAGGAACGTAACCGCAA TAAATTAACCAGGGAGAGCGGAACAGACTTCCCCCTCCCTGCGGTGACCGGAGGGACAGACAGCGAGACGGAAAAGCTCATCCGGGAGAAAGATGACGAGGTACGGCCCGCAGACCATGAACTGGAGTCACATCAGCACCAACATGGTCACAGTGACCAGTGTGATCACAGCACTGAGCACCACAAGCTCTCACACTCTCAGCCCGAAGCCGAGACTCAGCCTCGCGTGATAAAGGATGAAGCTCTCTga